One Helicobacter suis HS1 genomic window, TTTTTAAACCCTTATTTGTCTTTATCTCTAAAAGCTGGCATATCTACCCCATTGGCTTTTTATTTGGTCTGGGTTTTGATACAGCTAGTGAAATCGCCCTTTTAGCCCTTTCAGGGGCTGCACTTAAAACAAGCATTATGGGCATGCTCGCCTTGCCTATTTGCTTTGCTGCTGGCATGAGTTTATTAGACACTTGCGATGGAATTTTTATGGTTAAAGCCTATGACTGGGCATTTAAAACACCTCTGCGCAAGATTTATTACAATATCACTATCACGGCTTTAAGCGTACTAGTGGCCTTAGTAATTGGAGGTGTAGAACTCTTCCAAGTTTTAAGCCAAAAAATGCACTGGGAATTTCATGGAGTATTAGGGTATTTACAAAACCTAGATTTTGGGCATCTTGGTTATTATTTAGTGGGCATGTTTGTGCTAGTTTGGGCAATCTCTTATGGGATTTGGCGTTTTGGAAAAATTGAACAAAAATGGGGGCAATCTAACAAAATAGATCACTAAAAATAACCTTGAGTTTTCTATTGCTTAAACTCTAAGGCCTGTAAAGCTGGCATGCTTAAGCCTGCAATCCCCTCTAAAGATCCATAAGTGTGGCTGATAAGCGATAAAATCTGATCGATTCGTTTTTCCTGTTTAGCCCAATGTTTTTGCATGGCTTGCTTTTCTTTTCTCAAATCCTCTTGCATCTGCATAAAATTCTCCACAATACCTTGTATTTGCAGATTAAATTCTGTGCTTGTTAAGTAATGATAAAGCGAGTGTGCTTTATCTGCTTTGTCCTCTTGACTTTTTTGTACTAAGGCTATCCGTTCTACCATTGCACGCAAAAGCACACTTAAACCTTTAAATTCCTCAAAAGTACACACATAAACCCCCTCTAATAAACCCATTCTTTCCATCTCCTTAGGCAAGATAGCACTCACCAAGACCCCTACCTCTGCCCCCTCTGCTTGCATATCCTCCTTGAGTTTAACAATCCACTCTTTATTAAAGTTCTTTGTATTCTTACTCTCATAACAAATAGTCCCGCAAAAAAGCCCCTGCCTTGTATAAACCTTGTGTAAACAATCCGCACCCTTCTGGCCTTTTTTAATCTCCTCAATGCGATCTAGGGGAAAATGAACGCGCAAATACTCCTCAATAACCCTCTCCTGTGCCTCACCTTGGAGTTGTTGAGAAGTACTCTCAGCGCGCTTTTGTATTTCTAATGCACTCTGTTTAAGCTGGTTAATCTGCTCCTCTTTTTCTTGGAGTTTGATCTCATAATCAGCTTGGAGGCGCTCTTTTAGTTGCTGTAATTGCGTACTTAATTGTGCGGCACTTTGTGCCTCTATTGCAGCGCGCATCTCCTCTTTATCCCGTTTCAATTTTTCATTTTCAGTTTCTAGGGCGTACATCTTTTTTAATTGATTAGATTTTTCTGTATTTTCTTTTTGTAGAAGTTCTAAAGCCCCTTCCTGTTCGCGCTTAACTTCCATACGGATAGAATGATATAGTTCTTGTCGTTCTTTCTCTAAGGCTCTAGCCACGCCCTCTTGTACCTGTTGGTTAAGAGTCTTTTCTTTCTCTTCTAAATTTTTAAAAGCTTGTTTGTATTCCTGCCTTTTGGCTTGTACTTCTTGCTCAAAATGAGCCTTTTGCTCTGCTAAAAAGTCGCTTGCATCAATGGATTTATGACAATGAGGACAGATTAAGTTTTGCATGGTGTTTCTTTAATGTGTGGTACCAAAAGTCGGACTCGAACCGACACGGAGTTGCCTCCACCAGATTTTGAGTCTAGCGTGTCTACCAATTCCACCATTTTGGCTCTTTTAGGCCTTTTATCCCGCTTACGCCGCCTTAAACTTAAAAGGGTTGTGGTTTGAAAAAAACCTTTAAAACCTCCGGTTTTTTCCTGCGGTTTTTGATCTTCTGTTCAGCTAACCTTTTTAGGGTTTTAGGCTTGATAAAACCTGCAGTTTTTTAAGCGGTTTTCTGGTGCACTGGGCGAGAGTTGAACTCGCACGGGTTACCCCACCACCCCCTCAAGATGGCGTGTCTACCAGTTCCACCACCAGTGCAAGAGCCCCCTCCTCTCTTTCTAGGCCAAGAAGGGGTTACTATAAATAGCCACAATAGCAAACACTAAGGTATAAATCACCTGTGCTTCAATCATGGCCATAGCAATAAACATCGTAGTGAGTAATTTACCGCCCACACCCGGGTTACGCGCTGTACCCGTAATAGCTGCGGCAGCTGCATTGCCCATTCCTATTGCACCCCCGCAGGCTGCTACTCCTAAGCCCACTACCGCGCCTACAACGGAATAAGACTTAATCATATCCGTTCCGCTTATATCCGCTCCAAAGACCAGCCCCACCGCTCCTAAAAAGAAAAGCACAACAAACTTCATGGACTCAACAACCTCGCTCAATTGTTAAAATTTTCACAAGTCTTAATTATAGCACCATTAAGCTTAAGTTAAAATGACATGTACCTTGCCCTGCTCTATTTTAGAAACCTGACAGGTTAAAGAGGTATCTGGCTTTAAATTTTGCCAATCTAAATCTTTCAGATCACTTTTGTGTAGTAAGGCTTGGCCACCTCCACTTAAACGCACAAATACACCAAAATCCACCACCTTTTTAACCCATGCCTGTACCTGCTCCCCAGCCACATAAGAAGGGATTTCCAGAGATTCTAAAATAAAATCTTTAGCTTTTAATACCGCTTCTTGAATGCCATGGATACACACTTGTCCGCTTTGTTTATCCAAATCAATTTGCACGGCAAAGCGCTGTAAAATTTCTTTAATATTCTTCCCACCTGTGCCTATAAGGGCGCTGATTTTGGAGGGTGGGATATAAAAACTCTCTGAGATAGGCATGGCTTTTGTATTAATGGGCATGATCTGTGCTATCTCTTGCATGCGCTCTAAAATCACCGTGCGGGCTTGTTTAGCCTGCTTTAAAATTTCACCTAGCCACTCTAAGCAAATGCCAGATAACTTAGTATCCATTTGCATCGCTAAAACCCCTTGATGGGTACCGGCAATTTTAAAATCCATATCCCCTTGCATGTCCTCTAAAGCGCTAATATCACTTAAAATAGCATACTTATCCCCCTCTACCATAAGCCCCATTGCCACACCGGCTACTAAATCGCGTATATCAATCCCAGCTGCTTTTAAAGCCAAAGAACCCGCGCACACGCTAGCCATAGAACTAGAACCATTGGATTCTAAAATTTCAGAAACAAGGCGAATCACGGGGTGTTGTTCTGGTAACGTGCTCTCTAAAGCTTTTTGTGCCAAATGCCCATGCCCTAATTCGCGCCGGCTTAATGCACCCATAGGCATGGCCTCACCCACACAAAAGGGGGGGAAATTATAATGCAACATAAAACGCTCTTTAGAAGGTGTTTTTTCATAAGTGCCTAGCCCTTGTTTGGCATCATTTTCACTCCCTAAAGTACAAGCCACTAAGGCTTGAGTGTGCCCGCGCTCAAAAAGCACGCTAGAGTGGCAGGCGGGTAAAAGATTGGTTTCTATATAAATGGGGCGGATTTGTGTGAGAGTGCGGCCATCGGGTCGTTGTTGTTTTTCTATGATTTCTGATCGCAAATGGGCATACAAACATGTTTGTAAAGCCAATTTGAGTTCCTCTAAACTCACTTGTTGGCCTTCTAAGTTGAGTTCTTCGGCTATTTTTTGGATTAAATCCTGTACTTGGGCGTTGCGTTCGCTTCTAGCCATTAGACTTGAGGTTTCTAAAATAATGGCTTTAAAGCGCGAATTGAGTAAATCTATGAGGGCTGTATTTGGTTTAATGGGGTCTTTCATAGAGAGATTTTTTGGTTTTCTATGGGGGGTGAAGTGGTGGTAATAGTGCATGCAATATTCTTGTATTTGTGTGTGGGCATGCCTAATTAAATCTAATAGTTTGGATTCTTCTAAAGCATGTTGGCTTGAATCTTTTATCTGCATTTCTATCATCAAAATAGCCTCCGCATTCCCCACTACTAACAAATCCAAAGACTTAGCCGTATCTGTGCCATTTAAACGCATGGCATGGATTGTTGTATCTACGCCAATATTGGCTAAATAAAGCGCATTGCTAGCAGCATTGAGTGCACAAACTTGTAAATCGCTTTGGTAATCATAACTGAGTACTAAAAGAGTGATCTGGGTGGGGTAGGTGTATCCTTTAGGGAAGAGAGGGCGTAAACTGCGATCAATAAGGCGTGAGGTGAGGGTTTCAAAGTTATCCATTTTTCCCTCGCGTCTTAAAAAGTTGCTTGGAAAACGCCCAACCGCATAAGCCCTTTGGGCATATTGCACGCTTAGGGGTAAAAAGTCAGCTTCTGTGTGTTGTCTATCCACCACCACGCTAGCTAAAATCACCGTGCCTTTATAGCGATAAAGTAAAGCGCTATCTGCTGTCTTAGCTACATAATCAATTTTAAATTCTTGTCCGTTAATTTCAATGTTTTGCATAAGGATTAGCAAAGTCAAGTACCTGACTGATACGCCAGTACTCCAATTTCAGCCCATTGAGCCCATAAAGATATTGGGTGAGAGTGTTCCACACTGACAAAATATTCAGGGCGATACACACTAATCACTCCATCACAAAGTAAAGAGAGAGCATCGGCTACATTTTTGGGCACTGCGTAGGGGTGAATATAAATATTTTTTGTTGGGCTAGAGCGCTAAGGGTGTACATATTAGAGTTAAATAGCCCATTTGCAAAGGTGTAATAGGCCCCGCTTAGTATAGCTTGTAGCTGGATTGTGTGCAAAAGTTTATGGTATTCGCGCGCTAAATCGCTATTAAGGTAGAGAGCATAGCTACTGTTTAGCCTCGCCATAAACATAGTCTAAAGTGATTTCAAAAGAGTTAATCAGATTTTCATTCATAAGAATACCCATGTTTTCACTCACCAATGCAATCTCACATTCGCGGTTTAAGGGGGCATAAATAGGAGCTGTAAAGAGAAAATCTAAAGCCGTCCCTAGTTTTTTAGAGAGTGCATGGGCAAATTTTAACCCTTTCAGACTGGTAACAAGCACCACAGCGTTTTTGGTGTCTAAATGCCGAATGAGGATTTCATTCATGAGCTGGTTAAGCGCATCTTCAGGGCTAGCAAACATGAAAGTATCTACTAAATTACCCATATTATCTCCTCCTTAATGAGCGGTAGGTCAAACTAGTTTTAGTGATTGGAGAAAAATCTAAGGTAAACTTGACATAGTTATTTTCATAAACCCTTAAAGGATCGCTTGGGTTACTTGTTAATACAGGGCGGCGCTGGTTAACAAACTCTAAGCCAAATCCAAAACAGCGAATCTTTTTAAAAATCCCGATATTCCAATTAAGTACGACATTATTTTCAATATCATAACCCACAGATGTCATGAGAGAAAACCATCTAAAATCATTACTCAAGCCTGCTTTGATGTAGTTAGAGTTGTTAGTGGAAATTTTATCAAGGGCAGTTTCATTAAAATTCTTTTTCAAGTAGTAAGAAATGTTGGCGCTTAAAAATTTATGGGTGTAGTTTGCATTAATAGAGGCCTCAGTTAGGCTGTTATAAAACCAAGAGTAAAAAATTGTGCCATAAATATCCAAACCTCTTAAAGGGGAAAAGCCAATCTTACTTTCCATAGGACTCTGAGCAATAGAGGTAGGATTAGCAAAGTCAAGTACCTGACTGATACGCCAGTAGAGCAATTCCTGCCCATTGAGCCCATAAAGATATTGGGTGAGATTTAAATAAAGTTGGCTATTAGAGGGGTTTGGGCTAAAGAGTAAAGAGGGATTCCACACAGCATCATAAAGGTGGTTTTGGTAGTCATACTGCGTAAGGGTATCATTCGTGTAGCTATTTTGGGCTAGAGCGCTAAGGGTGTACATATTAGAGTTAAATAGCCCATTTGCAAAGGTGTAATAGGCCCCGCTTAGTACAGCTTGTAGCTGGATTGTGTGCAAAAGTTTATGGTATTCGCGCGCTAAATCG contains:
- a CDS encoding polyribonucleotide nucleotidyltransferase encodes the protein MQNIEINGQEFKIDYVAKTADSALLYRYKGTVILASVVVDRQHTEADFLPLSVQYAQRAYAVGRFPSNFLRREGKMDNFETLTSRLIDRSLRPLFPKGYTYPTQITLLVLSYDYQSDLQVCALNAASNALYLANIGVDTTIHAMRLNGTDTAKSLDLLVVGNAEAILMIEMQIKDSSQHALEESKLLDLIRHAHTQIQEYCMHYYHHFTPHRKPKNLSMKDPIKPNTALIDLLNSRFKAIILETSSLMARSERNAQVQDLIQKIAEELNLEGQQVSLEELKLALQTCLYAHLRSEIIEKQQRPDGRTLTQIRPIYIETNLLPACHSSVLFERGHTQALVACTLGSENDAKQGLGTYEKTPSKERFMLHYNFPPFCVGEAMPMGALSRRELGHGHLAQKALESTLPEQHPVIRLVSEILESNGSSSMASVCAGSLALKAAGIDIRDLVAGVAMGLMVEGDKYAILSDISALEDMQGDMDFKIAGTHQGVLAMQMDTKLSGICLEWLGEILKQAKQARTVILERMQEIAQIMPINTKAMPISESFYIPPSKISALIGTGGKNIKEILQRFAVQIDLDKQSGQVCIHGIQEAVLKAKDFILESLEIPSYVAGEQVQAWVKKVVDFGVFVRLSGGGQALLHKSDLKDLDWQNLKPDTSLTCQVSKIEQGKVHVILT
- a CDS encoding DUF2130 domain-containing protein, which translates into the protein MQNLICPHCHKSIDASDFLAEQKAHFEQEVQAKRQEYKQAFKNLEEKEKTLNQQVQEGVARALEKERQELYHSIRMEVKREQEGALELLQKENTEKSNQLKKMYALETENEKLKRDKEEMRAAIEAQSAAQLSTQLQQLKERLQADYEIKLQEKEEQINQLKQSALEIQKRAESTSQQLQGEAQERVIEEYLRVHFPLDRIEEIKKGQKGADCLHKVYTRQGLFCGTICYESKNTKNFNKEWIVKLKEDMQAEGAEVGVLVSAILPKEMERMGLLEGVYVCTFEEFKGLSVLLRAMVERIALVQKSQEDKADKAHSLYHYLTSTEFNLQIQGIVENFMQMQEDLRKEKQAMQKHWAKQEKRIDQILSLISHTYGSLEGIAGLSMPALQALEFKQ
- a CDS encoding F0F1 ATP synthase subunit C is translated as MKFVVLFFLGAVGLVFGADISGTDMIKSYSVVGAVVGLGVAACGGAIGMGNAAAAAITGTARNPGVGGKLLTTMFIAMAMIEAQVIYTLVFAIVAIYSNPFLA